The Macrobrachium rosenbergii isolate ZJJX-2024 chromosome 46, ASM4041242v1, whole genome shotgun sequence genome has a window encoding:
- the LOC136830290 gene encoding uncharacterized protein — MAKNTFATGMQTPSPEAMIALHLLFCLLASASAYSKGTRDQRCSHGVCVSAQDSKEWQRVRSALNEGDFSSLFDVEGSGYSSNGNYTGNYEYSSGNKGNFSEAFETVVEDLGGNTFKGTTTHLVLIQGSYTTAYDQATYLTVTSNYTVADNLVVWQQEGEGKFYMKDAHGQYSEVADVTVTGSGIVRTLSQKDSTMLMENTQVIGAGDFSSVAKASFNLAIEVGAEDSKVTGTQTMTSKTGSSGWVLLSEIEQTQPLPMHDGPFEVVATGVMQDPSGLSTMKSKGSGYMWYPEAPSDVKEWIGHHVALSLRNTGFVF; from the exons ATGGCCAAGAACACATTCGCCACTGGTATGCAAACCCCATCCCCTGAAGCAATGATAGCTTTACACCTCCTGTTCTGTTTGCTGGCCTCAGCGTCGGCTTATTCCAAGGGCACTCGGGATCAGCGCTGCAGCC ATGGCGTTTGTGTCTCTGCGCAGGACTCGAAG GAATGGCAGAGGGTCAGGAGCGCCCTAAACGAGGGAGACTTCTCCAGCCTCTTCGACGTCGAAGGGAGCGGCTACTCCTCCAACGGCAACTACACCGGCAACTACGAGTACTCGAGCGGGAACAAGGGCAACTTCTCTGAGGCCTTTGAAACCGTCGTGGAGGACCTCGGGGGCAACACCTTCAAGGGAACCACCACCCACCTCGTCCTGATCCAAGGCTCCTACACAACCGCCTACGACCAGGCCACCTACTTGACGGTCACCAGCAACTACACGGTGGCGGATAACCTCGTCGTGTGGCAGCAGGAGGGAGAGGGCAAGTTCTACATGAAGGACGCCCACGGCCAGTACTCGGAGGTCGCCGACGTCACCGTCACCGGCAGCGGAATCGTCAGAACCCTGTCCCAGAAGGACTCGACGATGCTGATGGAGAACACCCAGGTGATAGGCGCGGGGGACTTCTCGAGCGTGGCGAAGGCCTCCTTCAACCTGGCCATCGAAGTCGGGGCGGAGGACTCGAAGGTCACCGGCACGCAGACCATGACCTCGAAGACGGGGTCCTCCGGCTGGGTTCTCCTGAGCGAAATCGAGCAGACGCAGCCGCTCCCCATGCACGACGGGCCCTTTGAAGTCGTGGCCACTGGCGTCATGCAGGATCCTAGTGGACTGTCCACGATGAAGTCCAAAGGTTCAGGGTACATGTGGTACCCCGAGGCGCCCTCCGACGTCAAGGAATGGATTGGGCACCATGTGGCCCTGTCCCTCAGGAATACAGGATTTGTCTTTTAG